In Catalinimonas alkaloidigena, a genomic segment contains:
- a CDS encoding HigA family addiction module antitoxin, which produces MYNPPHPGEIIREDYMTPLELNVTETAEALGITRANLSRILNGHAGISPNMALRLSMAFSTSPDMWLNMQLQYDLWQESQHHPEMKVKQLYSTEEA; this is translated from the coding sequence ATGTATAATCCTCCCCATCCCGGAGAGATTATACGAGAAGACTACATGACCCCTCTTGAACTTAATGTAACGGAAACTGCCGAGGCATTAGGAATCACCAGGGCGAACCTATCTCGAATCCTGAACGGCCATGCAGGCATTTCGCCCAATATGGCATTAAGACTATCGATGGCCTTTAGTACTAGCCCCGATATGTGGCTGAACATGCAATTGCAGTACGACCTATGGCAGGAAAGCCAACATCACCCCGAGATGAAGGTCAAACAGTTATATAGTACTGAAGAAGCTTAA
- a CDS encoding alpha/beta hydrolase, giving the protein MSKHVLFIQGGGEEGFKADATLVASLQTALGGSYQVHYPRLTSDETQPDFGWPQQIEKEIRAMPDPVWLVGHSLGASMLLKCLTERPLHKKITGLFLLATPFWSGEEAWQQGLALQEDFPDHLPKQVPIFLYHCRDDEEVSFEHLSIYAQKLPQATVRALAQGGHPFQHALALVTHDVKSV; this is encoded by the coding sequence ATGAGCAAGCACGTGTTATTTATTCAAGGGGGAGGGGAAGAAGGATTCAAAGCTGATGCGACCCTGGTGGCGTCTTTACAGACCGCTTTGGGTGGCTCTTATCAGGTCCATTACCCACGCTTGACGTCTGATGAAACGCAGCCCGATTTCGGGTGGCCTCAGCAAATTGAAAAAGAAATAAGGGCGATGCCTGACCCCGTCTGGCTCGTCGGCCATTCCTTGGGGGCCTCCATGCTGTTAAAGTGTCTTACGGAAAGGCCCCTTCACAAAAAGATAACCGGCCTTTTTCTCCTGGCGACTCCCTTTTGGTCCGGTGAGGAAGCGTGGCAACAGGGGCTTGCCCTGCAGGAAGATTTCCCCGACCACTTGCCGAAACAGGTGCCGATTTTTCTCTATCACTGTCGCGATGATGAAGAGGTGTCGTTCGAACACCTCTCGATCTATGCCCAGAAGCTGCCCCAGGCCACGGTGCGTGCACTTGCCCAGGGTGGTCATCCGTTTCAGCACGCGCTAGCCCTCGTGACCCACGATGTCAAGTCCGTGTGA
- a CDS encoding ArdC family protein: protein MERTSQKTDLYQLITDLMIEKLEAGQVPWRKPWSNYGLPKNFYTGREYRGINAFLLHSLPDTPPYYLTFRQARLLGGHIRKGARAVPVVYWNRSYREAESGRKLTEEQARQHPADAVIVHPYLKAYWVFPVTATEGIAWQEAQPQPASAPVLAPLQAAEAIVSGMPCPPLVQHEAPQAYYQPARDLVNLPAPALFSRPEEYYSTLFHELIHSTGHRKRLHRVELDELSSGTAAMKRESYSKEELTAELGAAFLCGVAGLTPATVDNSAAYLAGWLRALRNDRKFLVEAAGKAQKAADYIRGLTPPAEAGAPAEGTTERATAAKAEDKVPYVRLATNQQKADVLLLLSHRQITAEEKRDWVAGINRLPYERAQQLIRNLKALIRQRNGER, encoded by the coding sequence ATGGAGCGTACTTCGCAAAAAACCGATCTTTACCAACTGATCACCGACCTGATGATCGAAAAACTGGAAGCGGGCCAGGTGCCCTGGCGCAAGCCCTGGAGTAACTACGGCCTGCCGAAGAATTTCTACACCGGACGGGAGTACCGCGGCATCAATGCGTTTTTACTGCATAGCCTGCCCGATACGCCGCCCTACTACCTCACGTTCCGGCAAGCCAGGTTGCTGGGCGGTCATATTCGTAAGGGAGCCCGTGCGGTGCCCGTCGTCTACTGGAACCGTTCCTACCGGGAGGCGGAGAGCGGTCGCAAGCTGACCGAGGAACAAGCCCGGCAGCACCCGGCCGACGCGGTGATCGTGCATCCCTATTTAAAAGCCTACTGGGTTTTTCCCGTGACCGCGACCGAGGGCATCGCCTGGCAGGAGGCGCAGCCGCAACCGGCGTCCGCTCCGGTACTCGCCCCCTTACAGGCGGCCGAAGCGATCGTGAGCGGCATGCCTTGTCCGCCCCTGGTGCAGCACGAAGCGCCGCAGGCCTATTACCAGCCGGCCCGGGATCTGGTCAACCTGCCCGCCCCAGCGCTGTTCTCCCGGCCGGAAGAGTACTACAGCACGCTGTTTCATGAACTGATTCACAGTACCGGCCACCGCAAGCGGCTGCACCGGGTGGAACTGGACGAACTTAGCAGCGGCACGGCCGCCATGAAGCGGGAGAGTTACAGCAAGGAGGAACTTACGGCCGAATTGGGGGCAGCTTTCCTCTGTGGGGTGGCCGGACTCACCCCCGCGACGGTCGACAATTCCGCCGCCTACCTCGCCGGATGGCTCCGGGCGCTACGCAACGACCGGAAGTTCTTGGTCGAGGCCGCCGGGAAGGCCCAGAAGGCAGCCGACTACATTCGCGGTCTGACTCCCCCTGCGGAAGCGGGCGCCCCTGCAGAAGGAACGACCGAACGCGCTACCGCGGCAAAAGCGGAAGATAAGGTTCCCTACGTACGCCTGGCGACCAACCAGCAAAAGGCGGATGTGCTTTTGCTGCTGAGCCATCGGCAAATCACGGCCGAGGAAAAACGGGACTGGGTGGCGGGCATCAACCGCCTTCCTTACGAGCGTGCCCAACAGCTGATCCGCAACCTGAAGGCGCTCATCCGGCAGCGCAACGGCGAACGGTGA
- a CDS encoding type II toxin-antitoxin system RelE/ParE family toxin, producing the protein MIHSFKSKPLRKLFEKGDASGLPPEQVQKIRRILFRLNTAKSLKDLNAPGLGLHKLTGNLEGFHAVKVTGNWRIIFRFEEETTYDVNYIDYH; encoded by the coding sequence GTGATACACAGTTTTAAAAGTAAACCGCTTCGAAAGCTATTTGAAAAAGGAGATGCCAGCGGTTTACCGCCTGAACAGGTGCAGAAGATACGACGTATTCTATTTAGATTGAATACAGCAAAGAGTCTCAAGGATTTAAATGCTCCCGGTCTAGGGCTTCACAAGTTAACCGGAAATCTGGAAGGATTTCATGCCGTTAAGGTAACGGGCAACTGGAGAATCATCTTCAGGTTTGAAGAGGAAACTACGTATGACGTTAATTATATCGACTATCACTAA
- a CDS encoding tyrosine-type recombinase/integrase, with product MSAVLTPASRDSHPLAPSHTKTLTTEQAISYFRATLKKPNNYLSIARRYVEFCQQHDYAIDPISLSLFIKGKAGRPLAASVASAARKFVRFCQEHGITRILPEDQQPKFADDLHEYVQAFLQHHSSLRGEKSAQTYSVGIRMFLEFLQERGLPFHGPTLKLFRNQASAEGKSAFTVNNYLSAVRQLAKWTLDNRDKYDFTAEQLDGLRDVASVKGLECNTKAYYKEPLTEAERQHLLATVTAPRAKAAIALMAYSGLRIVEVARLERSDVKEKEGIVMVLGKGKRTKQPVRLFDVAADALHDWMTEVEGKRLFDVSTDMLRKEINQWLRRADLKREGISAHSLRHTAAQVLIQKGVDPIYVQRQLRHAQFTTTQVYINKETEKQYLEALPTGM from the coding sequence TTGTCAGCAGTCCTCACCCCCGCCTCGCGTGACTCTCATCCACTCGCCCCAAGCCACACGAAGACGCTCACCACCGAGCAAGCTATTAGCTACTTCCGCGCTACGCTGAAGAAGCCGAACAACTACCTTTCCATTGCTAGGCGGTACGTCGAGTTCTGCCAGCAGCATGACTATGCGATTGATCCCATCAGCCTGAGCCTGTTCATCAAAGGGAAGGCGGGGCGACCTCTCGCGGCGAGCGTGGCCAGCGCCGCCCGCAAGTTTGTCCGCTTCTGCCAGGAGCATGGCATTACCCGCATCCTGCCGGAAGATCAGCAACCCAAATTTGCGGATGATCTGCATGAGTACGTACAGGCGTTTTTGCAGCACCATAGCAGCCTACGCGGGGAGAAGTCGGCGCAAACCTACTCGGTCGGCATCCGGATGTTTTTAGAGTTCCTGCAAGAGCGAGGGTTGCCGTTCCACGGTCCTACCCTGAAGCTGTTCCGCAACCAGGCCAGCGCCGAGGGCAAGAGCGCCTTCACGGTGAACAACTATCTCTCCGCCGTCCGGCAGCTGGCGAAGTGGACGCTGGACAACCGAGACAAATACGACTTCACCGCCGAGCAACTCGACGGCTTACGCGACGTGGCCAGCGTCAAGGGGCTGGAGTGCAATACGAAAGCCTACTACAAAGAACCCCTCACCGAGGCGGAACGGCAACACCTGCTGGCCACCGTGACCGCTCCGCGTGCGAAAGCGGCAATTGCCCTGATGGCCTACTCGGGGTTGCGGATCGTGGAAGTGGCACGCCTGGAGCGTAGCGACGTGAAAGAGAAGGAAGGAATTGTGATGGTGTTAGGCAAAGGCAAGCGCACCAAGCAGCCGGTTCGCCTGTTTGACGTGGCGGCAGACGCGCTCCACGACTGGATGACCGAGGTGGAGGGAAAGCGGCTGTTTGACGTGAGTACGGATATGCTCCGCAAAGAAATCAACCAGTGGCTACGCCGTGCCGATCTGAAACGCGAGGGCATCAGTGCCCACAGCCTGCGCCACACGGCCGCGCAGGTGTTGATCCAAAAGGGCGTCGATCCCATCTATGTGCAGCGCCAGCTACGGCATGCCCAGTTTACTACCACACAGGTGTACATCAACAAGGAGACCGAGAAGCAGTACCTAGAGGCGTTGCCCACGGGAATGTAG
- a CDS encoding J domain-containing protein codes for MKDYYSTLGISRNASQQEIKQAYRKLALKIHPDQNFNDPFFEHMFREVKEAYDVLMDEYSREAYDEAINKRGAVREEKRAQESREPSPEELITVIISNLRQMGNGVRHLQTAKVKTEAIAEYLSRVLNDDLIDLYLYVPYHLNREFVLSVPPLLRFLNARERNHYVGQLVKVARGNDLIVEMHQCLKAQISLQKRADGWYWTRNNMRYIAAALLICLIVGYNIFSKEEEFPKVRTMPYKTETSQVSANSNKATEIGNAVENNSNMYVVDKPLASKWKNNQLNTGDSPYDNYFGKGIYDKNYYNQITIQNGQDADVVVCLTNYNSNKTIRNEYIRAGDSFKMTSIPNGTYYIKTFYGNDWNPDALVMGRITGFFDTSPGFSQSAQYDDLIRLQQTQEGYSIYEITLYPVVGGNMESQPITAGDFFK; via the coding sequence ATGAAGGATTATTACTCCACACTGGGCATCTCACGCAACGCTAGTCAGCAAGAAATAAAGCAAGCATACAGAAAACTGGCCCTAAAAATTCATCCTGATCAAAATTTCAACGATCCCTTTTTCGAACATATGTTTAGGGAAGTGAAGGAGGCGTATGACGTTCTCATGGATGAATATAGTCGTGAGGCATATGATGAGGCGATCAATAAAAGGGGGGCTGTACGAGAAGAAAAGCGAGCACAAGAAAGCCGGGAACCTTCGCCCGAAGAACTTATTACTGTAATTATCTCTAATCTCAGACAGATGGGTAATGGGGTTCGGCATTTGCAAACAGCTAAGGTCAAGACGGAGGCTATAGCTGAGTATCTTTCGAGGGTACTGAATGATGATTTAATCGATTTATACTTATATGTTCCCTATCACCTGAATAGAGAGTTTGTCCTCAGCGTCCCCCCCTTATTAAGATTCTTGAATGCAAGGGAGAGAAATCATTATGTCGGCCAGCTTGTAAAAGTAGCTCGGGGCAATGATCTAATAGTGGAAATGCATCAGTGCTTGAAGGCTCAAATCTCTCTGCAAAAGAGAGCCGATGGATGGTATTGGACTAGAAATAATATGAGATATATCGCCGCTGCGCTTCTCATTTGCTTAATAGTAGGCTATAATATTTTCTCAAAGGAAGAAGAGTTTCCGAAAGTGAGAACAATGCCATATAAAACAGAGACCAGCCAAGTTTCGGCCAATAGCAACAAGGCCACCGAAATCGGCAATGCAGTTGAAAATAACAGTAATATGTATGTTGTCGATAAGCCGCTAGCAAGCAAATGGAAAAACAATCAATTGAATACTGGTGATTCTCCTTACGACAATTACTTTGGCAAAGGGATATATGACAAGAATTACTACAACCAAATAACCATCCAGAATGGGCAAGATGCTGATGTTGTTGTTTGCTTAACTAATTACAATTCTAATAAAACAATCAGGAATGAATACATAAGAGCCGGAGACTCATTTAAAATGACAAGTATACCCAACGGCACTTATTATATTAAAACGTTCTATGGCAATGATTGGAATCCAGATGCCTTAGTAATGGGTAGAATTACCGGCTTTTTTGATACCTCTCCCGGCTTCAGCCAATCGGCGCAATACGACGATCTCATAAGACTCCAGCAGACACAAGAGGGTTATTCCATATACGAAATTACATTGTATCCGGTAGTAGGGGGAAACATGGAATCGCAACCTATAACTGCCGGTGATTTCTTCAAATAA
- a CDS encoding DUF4134 domain-containing protein encodes MNYSSDRFAKRRRNSWRWLLIGLLSTHRVQAQGGQNAINAATTELQTMVDPVSNFILVLGAIIGLIGGVRVFIKWNNGDQDVQKAIMGWFGSCLFLIIVGVVIKAFFG; translated from the coding sequence ATGAATTACTCTTCTGACCGCTTTGCTAAGCGCAGACGCAACTCCTGGCGCTGGCTCCTGATCGGCTTGCTTTCTACCCACCGGGTGCAGGCCCAGGGAGGACAAAATGCAATTAATGCAGCGACGACGGAACTGCAGACCATGGTTGATCCGGTCAGCAACTTTATCCTGGTGCTAGGTGCCATCATCGGTCTGATCGGTGGCGTACGCGTGTTTATCAAGTGGAACAACGGGGATCAGGATGTACAGAAAGCCATCATGGGCTGGTTTGGCAGTTGCCTGTTTCTCATCATTGTCGGCGTCGTTATCAAAGCCTTTTTTGGCTGA
- a CDS encoding relaxase/mobilization nuclease domain-containing protein has protein sequence MVVKILAAATTFQGVHYSERKNEQGQSALLLAENFPMQGFVTDFGRKDYIQYMESVCATNGRVKKRQFHAVLSAKAHDVNFAELTQLAKAFLDEMGYGRNPYLVYGHTDTANHHVHMVSTRVTPEGKKVDHAYERIRSQKVIASLLQTNPALAAAQAAEKALTYTVTQNGSIRQLLAQEGYQTRLTIAGEMEVIKYGLVQHVIGQEQLATCLTQADAPETQARLSGRLQQLRSLFARYRPLLNPDAFQRYLSAHHQLAILHHTSAYTVLDHAQRTVFAGSEVMQREELLAPLTTEAKRQAAHWHATRCQEAWVSEHRGRTLAETVSALGYRLDPQGALYLGEEAVGVQLTDEMHCVQQAVNVRISPTLDPQHSWPLLVVAYELKVQGGAPPQTGLPTATAADLRNTRFKLEEVAYAYDQGAALQELRLVVLQDPGGVHYVLDQEQGCLHAWQEVGNRFIAPEKHSMNPMRKAQAHAPGPPEGTPAVRSGFEGVTFRTLGSLYDVDDGEEQKRAGRLRKRRAH, from the coding sequence ATGGTGGTAAAGATCCTGGCCGCGGCCACGACCTTTCAGGGCGTACACTATAGCGAGCGAAAGAACGAACAAGGACAAAGTGCACTGTTACTCGCGGAAAATTTTCCAATGCAGGGCTTCGTGACGGATTTTGGACGCAAGGACTATATCCAGTATATGGAAAGTGTCTGTGCCACCAACGGAAGGGTGAAAAAGCGGCAGTTTCATGCAGTGCTTTCGGCCAAAGCCCATGATGTCAATTTTGCTGAGCTGACGCAACTGGCTAAAGCTTTCCTGGACGAAATGGGGTACGGCCGGAACCCCTACCTCGTGTACGGCCATACGGATACGGCTAACCACCATGTACATATGGTCTCTACCCGGGTTACGCCGGAAGGAAAAAAAGTAGACCACGCTTATGAGCGAATCCGCTCCCAGAAAGTCATTGCCTCTCTTCTTCAAACCAACCCGGCCCTGGCCGCGGCCCAGGCAGCTGAAAAAGCACTGACCTACACAGTTACGCAAAACGGGTCCATTCGCCAGCTGCTGGCACAAGAAGGATACCAGACCCGACTGACAATCGCTGGGGAGATGGAGGTCATCAAGTACGGTCTGGTACAGCACGTCATTGGCCAAGAGCAACTGGCCACCTGTCTCACCCAAGCCGATGCGCCCGAAACCCAGGCGCGGCTTTCCGGACGCTTACAGCAACTACGCTCCCTGTTCGCCAGGTATCGCCCTTTGTTAAACCCTGATGCTTTTCAGCGCTACTTGAGCGCACATCATCAGCTTGCCATTCTCCACCACACTTCCGCATACACCGTATTGGATCATGCCCAACGGACCGTATTTGCCGGTTCGGAGGTAATGCAGCGGGAAGAACTCCTGGCCCCGCTTACGACCGAGGCAAAGCGACAGGCCGCTCACTGGCATGCAACGCGTTGCCAGGAGGCCTGGGTTTCAGAGCATCGCGGGCGTACCCTGGCTGAAACCGTGTCTGCCCTGGGCTACCGACTGGATCCGCAGGGCGCCCTTTACCTGGGAGAAGAGGCCGTTGGAGTACAACTGACAGACGAAATGCACTGCGTTCAGCAGGCAGTCAACGTAAGGATTTCCCCAACCTTGGACCCTCAGCATAGCTGGCCCCTGCTGGTCGTTGCCTATGAACTAAAAGTGCAGGGGGGGGCACCTCCGCAAACTGGGCTGCCCACTGCTACGGCCGCGGATCTGCGCAATACCCGCTTCAAGCTCGAAGAAGTGGCCTATGCCTACGACCAGGGTGCGGCGCTGCAGGAACTGCGCCTGGTTGTGTTGCAGGATCCAGGCGGAGTTCACTATGTGCTGGATCAGGAGCAGGGGTGCCTGCATGCCTGGCAGGAGGTAGGCAATCGCTTCATCGCACCTGAAAAGCACAGCATGAATCCGATGCGCAAGGCCCAGGCGCATGCGCCCGGGCCGCCGGAGGGAACACCAGCTGTCCGGTCCGGGTTCGAAGGGGTGACTTTTCGGACATTGGGCTCTTTGTACGACGTAGATGACGGGGAAGAGCAGAAGCGGGCTGGTCGCCTGCGCAAGCGCCGTGCCCATTAA
- a CDS encoding ParA family protein: protein MNIIIANQKGGAGKSTHCILLANYLVLEKKKQVLVLDLDFQSSVKDLWDQDRANYADTPPLYEVINKELSEIGEVLQMLQGIGDDQIILFDLPGYINDNALVPVFEQADLVICPFAYDKITFESTYVFAQVLRRLNESAPVVFLPNRLKSSVKYATIEQVNEALGTLGAVAPALPDKVAYQRIDTQTIPKDIQEELNASYEYILEKYSNK, encoded by the coding sequence ATGAACATCATCATTGCCAATCAAAAAGGCGGTGCCGGCAAGAGCACCCATTGTATCCTGCTGGCCAATTACCTGGTACTGGAAAAAAAGAAACAAGTGCTGGTGCTCGACCTGGATTTTCAATCCAGTGTCAAGGACCTGTGGGATCAGGATCGTGCCAATTATGCCGATACGCCCCCGCTGTACGAAGTCATCAACAAAGAACTCTCGGAGATAGGAGAGGTGCTTCAGATGCTTCAAGGCATAGGTGACGATCAGATCATCCTCTTTGATCTGCCGGGATACATCAATGATAACGCTCTGGTGCCGGTTTTCGAACAGGCGGACTTGGTGATCTGCCCTTTCGCTTACGATAAGATCACTTTCGAGAGTACTTACGTGTTTGCGCAAGTGCTGCGCAGGCTCAATGAGTCGGCTCCTGTCGTGTTTCTGCCCAACCGCCTGAAAAGCTCAGTCAAGTACGCCACCATCGAGCAGGTGAACGAGGCGCTAGGTACGCTCGGGGCTGTAGCCCCCGCCTTGCCGGATAAAGTCGCTTACCAACGCATTGACACTCAGACAATACCCAAAGATATTCAGGAGGAATTAAATGCTTCTTATGAATATATATTAGAAAAATATTCGAATAAGTAA
- a CDS encoding ABC transporter permease, whose translation MLKNYLKIAYRSLLHQKVYAGINLLGLAIGMACCLLIFQYVTFEKSFDTFHQHESTLYRILQGYARNGEALDFSGAYTAQALAPALKEEVPELVAVTRLHADRVMVANAAQPNQVFEEDEVLYADPDFLQMFSFPLLTGDKKHALEPGTALLSRQAAQKYFGQVNPLGEVLEVTGQVSQAYRVVGVFEDVPLHSHLQFELLLSIQDLLNGEDYRNEPEGGWSWNNFSTYVQLQPSAEAVLTEQKMTEVYLNVRSDLLQQQGFTAALHLQPLQDIHLNAAVTGPSDEVIGDSRTVYFFTIIGLITLCIALVNYINLATARALNRAREVGVRKVIGAQRGQLMVQFLCESALTNLTAAVLAVTLAAWLTPLVNQLAQTQLSSSLWMSSGFWPALLLTLLIGTVLAGLYPAFVLSSFKPTAVLKGNVGSFSSPFWLRRGLVVLQFTASIVLVVGTVIIYHQLRYMRSLALGLNLEQVLTVEGPRILPEGTDRATATATFLQQLRSLPAVTQAAASSTLPGQGFNWNGAAIRKVTQDPAQAIRGVATYIDTSFARLYKLTLVAGQGFEDITLSEAEDAPWTVMTNEKTVQSLGFASPEDAVGQVLDIGGYTAQIIGVYQDFRWSSAHGEQQNIVFGPTRQGNHLSLRVTTQDLPETIRQIESVYHQLFPRNVFHYQFVDEAFDQQYTNDVRFARLFSVFAGLAIFIACLGLFGLVAFTSQQRKKEIGIRKILSASVEHVVALLSKDFILLVFIGFIVAIPIAWYSMQLWLDNFVYRIQMGVEVFLLAGAGAGLIALATVSWQAVKAALANPVDSLREE comes from the coding sequence ATGCTCAAGAATTACCTCAAAATCGCCTACCGGAGTCTTCTTCATCAGAAAGTCTATGCCGGCATCAACCTCCTGGGCCTGGCCATCGGCATGGCCTGCTGCCTGCTCATTTTTCAGTATGTGACCTTTGAAAAGAGCTTCGATACGTTTCATCAGCATGAGTCCACGCTCTACCGGATTCTACAGGGGTATGCTAGAAACGGGGAAGCGCTCGATTTTTCCGGCGCTTACACGGCACAGGCGTTAGCCCCGGCCCTGAAAGAAGAGGTGCCTGAGCTGGTAGCCGTCACACGGCTGCACGCCGACAGGGTCATGGTTGCCAACGCGGCCCAGCCCAACCAGGTGTTCGAGGAAGATGAAGTGCTGTATGCCGATCCCGATTTCTTACAGATGTTCTCTTTTCCACTCCTGACCGGCGATAAGAAGCACGCGCTGGAGCCGGGGACCGCGCTGCTTTCCAGGCAAGCGGCGCAGAAGTACTTTGGCCAAGTCAACCCCCTAGGCGAAGTGTTGGAGGTAACCGGGCAGGTCTCGCAGGCTTATCGGGTGGTGGGTGTTTTCGAAGACGTACCGCTTCACTCCCATCTTCAGTTTGAGCTGTTGCTCTCCATACAGGATCTGCTCAACGGGGAAGACTACCGAAATGAGCCGGAAGGAGGGTGGAGCTGGAATAACTTCAGTACGTATGTACAGCTTCAGCCGTCTGCGGAGGCGGTCCTTACCGAGCAAAAGATGACAGAGGTTTACTTGAACGTACGTAGTGACCTACTGCAGCAGCAGGGCTTCACGGCGGCCCTTCACCTACAGCCCCTGCAGGATATTCATCTCAATGCCGCCGTCACGGGGCCAAGCGACGAAGTGATCGGGGATTCCCGCACGGTTTATTTCTTTACCATCATCGGTCTCATCACCCTGTGCATTGCCTTGGTCAACTACATCAACTTGGCTACGGCCAGAGCACTTAATCGGGCCCGGGAGGTGGGCGTCCGCAAAGTGATCGGTGCGCAACGCGGACAGTTGATGGTGCAGTTTCTGTGTGAGTCGGCCCTGACCAATCTGACCGCTGCCGTGCTGGCGGTCACGCTGGCGGCCTGGCTCACCCCGCTGGTCAACCAACTTGCCCAAACCCAGCTCTCTTCTTCCCTCTGGATGAGCTCGGGCTTTTGGCCGGCGTTGCTCCTCACCCTCCTGATCGGGACCGTGCTGGCGGGGCTCTATCCCGCGTTTGTGCTCTCCTCTTTTAAACCCACCGCCGTGCTGAAAGGAAACGTGGGCTCCTTCTCCTCCCCGTTTTGGCTTCGTCGGGGGCTGGTCGTCCTCCAGTTCACAGCCTCCATTGTGCTGGTGGTCGGCACGGTAATCATTTATCACCAACTCCGCTACATGCGGAGCCTGGCCCTGGGGCTCAATCTGGAGCAGGTGCTCACCGTCGAAGGGCCGCGTATCCTTCCGGAAGGCACCGATCGAGCCACCGCCACGGCGACCTTTTTACAGCAACTCAGAAGCTTGCCGGCCGTCACGCAGGCCGCTGCCTCCTCGACGCTGCCCGGACAAGGCTTCAACTGGAACGGGGCCGCCATTCGGAAAGTCACGCAGGATCCGGCTCAGGCTATTCGTGGGGTCGCCACCTACATCGATACCAGCTTCGCCCGGCTCTATAAATTAACCTTGGTGGCGGGCCAGGGATTTGAAGACATCACTTTATCCGAGGCAGAAGATGCGCCCTGGACCGTCATGACCAACGAAAAAACAGTACAATCACTTGGGTTTGCCTCGCCAGAGGACGCCGTCGGTCAGGTGCTGGATATCGGAGGGTATACCGCGCAGATTATCGGGGTGTACCAGGACTTTCGCTGGTCCTCGGCTCACGGCGAGCAGCAAAACATTGTGTTTGGCCCGACCCGCCAGGGGAACCACCTTTCCCTGCGGGTCACCACCCAAGACCTGCCCGAGACGATCCGCCAAATCGAGTCCGTCTATCACCAACTATTTCCCCGCAACGTGTTTCATTATCAGTTTGTGGACGAAGCGTTTGATCAGCAGTACACCAACGATGTGCGCTTTGCCCGGCTGTTCAGTGTCTTTGCCGGCCTGGCGATTTTTATCGCCTGTCTGGGCTTGTTTGGGTTGGTGGCTTTCACCTCGCAACAACGAAAAAAAGAGATTGGGATCCGCAAGATCTTAAGTGCCTCGGTAGAGCATGTGGTGGCCCTGCTAAGCAAGGATTTTATCCTGTTAGTGTTCATCGGGTTTATCGTAGCCATTCCCATCGCCTGGTATAGCATGCAACTCTGGTTGGATAACTTCGTGTATCGCATCCAAATGGGAGTGGAAGTATTTCTACTGGCGGGCGCCGGCGCCGGCCTGATAGCATTGGCTACGGTGAGCTGGCAAGCGGTGAAAGCAGCCCTTGCTAATCCCGTAGATAGTCTACGGGAGGAATAA
- a CDS encoding dihydrofolate reductase family protein — MRKLIAALNMTLDGFCDHTAGLPDAEIHQHYTELLAQGDMILYGRTTYQLMEFWRTLLANPSEEKSMNDVARAIDKIEKRVFSRTMKTVDWASATLAQQDLHEEVLALKQQPGRAIFVGSRSLIIQLLQLELIDEFQLCLYPVVAGSGLPLFENLNDRMMFNLVNHKTFTGGALLLYYQPKNE, encoded by the coding sequence ATGAGGAAACTAATTGCCGCCCTCAATATGACCCTTGACGGGTTTTGTGACCATACGGCCGGACTACCCGATGCCGAAATCCATCAACATTATACCGAATTACTGGCGCAGGGAGATATGATTCTCTATGGCAGGACGACGTATCAACTGATGGAATTTTGGCGAACCCTGTTGGCAAATCCTTCCGAAGAAAAATCCATGAATGACGTTGCCAGGGCGATCGACAAGATTGAGAAACGAGTGTTCTCCCGCACGATGAAAACGGTAGACTGGGCCAGTGCAACCCTGGCCCAACAGGACTTGCACGAGGAAGTGTTGGCTCTCAAACAGCAACCAGGCAGGGCTATTTTTGTGGGTAGTCGCAGTTTGATTATACAGCTCCTGCAACTGGAGTTGATTGATGAATTCCAGCTTTGTCTTTATCCCGTGGTTGCCGGAAGCGGGTTGCCCTTGTTTGAAAACCTAAACGACAGGATGATGTTCAACCTTGTCAACCATAAAACCTTTACGGGAGGTGCCCTACTTCTGTATTATCAACCGAAAAACGAATAA